ACAATAATTGCCCAAAGAATATTTAACGCTTACCTTTGAGGTAAGCGTTATTGTATGTCCGTTGAAAAACAAATCCTCCATCCCCGAAATAAGCACCGTTCCCGGTACAACTTCCCAGAACTGCTCAAGAGCTCTCCTGAACTCCGGGATTTTATCATTTTAACACCTTATGGCGAGGAGTCTGTAGATTTTTCCAATCCTGACGCCGTTAAAATGCTCAATAAATCATTGCTTAAGCATTTTTATAAAATTACCAACTGGGATATTCCAGCGGGTTACCTTTGTCCGCCAATTCCAGGGCGTGCAGACTATATCCACTACCTGGCAGATATCCTGACCACTTTTCACAACGGAAAAATCCCTACTGGCAAAACAATTAAAGTACTGGATATTGGTGTGGGTGCAAACTGCATTTATCCCATTGTAGGGCATCAGGAATATGGATGGAGTTTTGTTGGTTCAGATGTAGATCAAAAAGCTGTAGCGTCGGCTAAAAATATCATAGAAGCCAATCCTGAGCTTAAAGGCGCAGTGCAAATCCGCCTGCAGCCCAATCCTCAGCAATTTTTTAAAGACATCATCAGAAAAGGAGAAGTGTTTGACCTGAGTTTATGCAATCCTCCCTTTCATGCTTCCGCTGCAGAAGCTGCCGCGGGTTCACAGCGCAAGCTTAAAAATCTTGGTAAGCAAAAAGATGTGCTCAATTTTGGCGGGCAACATGTAGAACTCTGGTGCGAAGGTGGGGAACTGTCTTTCATCTATAAAATGATCCAGGAAAGCACTCATTACGCAGCGCAATGTAAATGCTTTAGCACACTCGTTTCCAAAAGTTCAAATCTGCCTATGATCTATCGTGCATTGGAAAAAGCCGGGGCAACACGTGTAAAAACAGTGGAGATGGCACAAGGCCAAAAGATCAGCAGGTTTGTGGCCTGGGCATTTGAGGTGTAACAACAGTTGTTCCCTTTCAAAAAAATAATGATCTACGAGCAGGCCTGGGCGTTATTTGCGCGATTAGCGCCTAATAAATGCCAGACTGCGACAGATCATTGTTTTTTAAATGTTAGCCCAGTAACAAAGGGTCATCCTCATCATCCGTTAAGCTCAGCTGTATGGAGTCCGTACCTGCAATACCCTCTATCGATCCCCTAATGTGTGCTGCGTTCAACATCACCTTTTCCAATTGCTTTTCCCTGGCTTTCCATAGCTTTTCCATGGCATCACGTTCCCGCTGGATAGATAATTTCATGCTCATAAAGCCTTCCCTTATCGCTTTCCATTGTTCAGAAAACTCCGTACTGGTCAGGTAATCGTACAACATATGCATTTTGTCGCCACGGTTTTCCTGTGATTTTATCGCACCAGACAACTTAACAATTCCATCCCTCAAAATGTACGCAACTGCCTTAACCTCATCAAAAGAGCAAATCCATACCCCATCCCTTTCGCCAAAACAATCCATACCCTTAGGATAACTCTGGGTCACAATCACCGCTACATCCACGCCCATACTGCGCATGTCTTTTTTGAGCTTCTCAATCCACTCCATCGAAAAATCTTTGGTGCGCTTGCTCTCATAAATAATTTTGCCGCATTCCTGCCCAAACTGGTTACGTACATGGTGTACACAATCTGCACCCCTAACACCCTTGCCAACTTCGGTAATCAGGTCAAATGGAAAAGTATTGCGCAATAGTTCCTCTAAAATCAGCTCCTGAACTTCACCCTGCAATTGCATAGAGCCCTGTTCCGCTTTACGCTTCATTTCTTCCGCCAGCTTTTTCTGGTCGTCCAGTTGTTTTTCCAGCTCCTTTACCCGCAACTGGTGTTCGGTGTCCTTTAAATTACTTTTTTCTGCTTCCTGCTTGCGGACCAGCTCTATCATTTCTGCCCGCTGTTCCTGTAGTTTACGTGCAATTTGCAGCTCCATTTCCGCTTCCTTTTCCTTCATGGCCTGTTCTTTTTTCATAAAGTCCAGTTCCTTGGCTCGGGCAAGTTTCAGCTTCTCTTCACCTTCTTTATTGGCATTATCCAGCAGCTGCATTTTATGTTCATAGTCAGAGGAGATGCTTTTGCGCAGGTTTTGCTCTAAAACCAATTGTAATTCCTTTTTCTCCGCCAGCAATTTCTGCTCAAAAAGTTCAGCCTGTTTTTTCTTCTGCAGTTCAAAAACCTGCTCCTGCTGCTTTTGCTGCTGCGAAAACTCGCTAAGTTTTTTGCTGAATTCTTCCTCCTTTTGCCTGGTAAAAGACACCATTTTGTCGCGGAGGTCTTTTTTATATTCCTCCGCCATTACTTCTTCAATCGGGAAGGTATGCGAGCAGTTTGGGCACTTAATTTCAGTAGACATACACAAATTTAAGGTTATTTGCGGACAAATAAGCTCTCCGCAAACTTAGTAGATACCGATCTTGCATCGCCATCTTCAATGCGGATACTTAATGAACCGTCAAAGTCAATAATTTCCAATACATTTATCCTGGTGCCTATGTTTACACCCAGTTTTTGGAGGTATTGCAGAAAAGACGTAGAGGTATCTTTAACCGCCATCACCAGGCCAGACTCCCCGGTATTAAGTTCAGCCAGCGTTGTGGTAAACAACTCCGGCATTTCCCCGTTTGCCGTAGGAATCGGGTCGCCATGTGGGTCAAATTCAGGGAAATTTAAAAAAGCATCCAGCTTGTCCACCAGTTTGGCCGATTGGATATGCTCCAATTGTTCGGCTACTTCATGTACT
The nucleotide sequence above comes from Pedobacter sp. MC2016-14. Encoded proteins:
- the rlmF gene encoding 23S rRNA (adenine(1618)-N(6))-methyltransferase RlmF, giving the protein MSVEKQILHPRNKHRSRYNFPELLKSSPELRDFIILTPYGEESVDFSNPDAVKMLNKSLLKHFYKITNWDIPAGYLCPPIPGRADYIHYLADILTTFHNGKIPTGKTIKVLDIGVGANCIYPIVGHQEYGWSFVGSDVDQKAVASAKNIIEANPELKGAVQIRLQPNPQQFFKDIIRKGEVFDLSLCNPPFHASAAEAAAGSQRKLKNLGKQKDVLNFGGQHVELWCEGGELSFIYKMIQESTHYAAQCKCFSTLVSKSSNLPMIYRALEKAGATRVKTVEMAQGQKISRFVAWAFEV
- a CDS encoding DUF2130 domain-containing protein, with protein sequence MSTEIKCPNCSHTFPIEEVMAEEYKKDLRDKMVSFTRQKEEEFSKKLSEFSQQQKQQEQVFELQKKKQAELFEQKLLAEKKELQLVLEQNLRKSISSDYEHKMQLLDNANKEGEEKLKLARAKELDFMKKEQAMKEKEAEMELQIARKLQEQRAEMIELVRKQEAEKSNLKDTEHQLRVKELEKQLDDQKKLAEEMKRKAEQGSMQLQGEVQELILEELLRNTFPFDLITEVGKGVRGADCVHHVRNQFGQECGKIIYESKRTKDFSMEWIEKLKKDMRSMGVDVAVIVTQSYPKGMDCFGERDGVWICSFDEVKAVAYILRDGIVKLSGAIKSQENRGDKMHMLYDYLTSTEFSEQWKAIREGFMSMKLSIQRERDAMEKLWKAREKQLEKVMLNAAHIRGSIEGIAGTDSIQLSLTDDEDDPLLLG
- a CDS encoding metal-dependent transcriptional regulator — protein: MLSYTEENYLKGLLKLCHQNGEKNEAGTNEIAAYLGVKPATATDMFKKLKEKKLVDYERYGKISLTEMGTQKAMVVVRKHRLWETFLYEKLDFSWDEVHEVAEQLEHIQSAKLVDKLDAFLNFPEFDPHGDPIPTANGEMPELFTTTLAELNTGESGLVMAVKDTSTSFLQYLQKLGVNIGTRINVLEIIDFDGSLSIRIEDGDARSVSTKFAESLFVRK